The Aythya fuligula isolate bAytFul2 chromosome 1, bAytFul2.pri, whole genome shotgun sequence nucleotide sequence CCATCAGACAGCTGGTCTCCGGAGCAGAGTCGCTGAACTTTGTTGCTGAGCTCCTGAAGTCCACAGGCAAAATTTCGGATGCTGAAGAAGAGAATGACCCGTGAACGAAATGCTGTGGGGGTCCTGTGGGGGAGCGTACAGACTGAGGCCacgggtgtcccccccccagcctacactaaaaatgttttttctcatgTGCCTGTGTTCATCTTGGTAGCCTTTATTCTTCACAGAAACGCTTGCCTTGTGGTTAATTATGAATTGTGGGTACTGCTGTAGCTGTTTTGGCACAGTGGAGCCAGAAGCAAGCACTCCCCAGGCCCTGAGCTGCAAGGCCTGGCCACGGTGGGCCTGTGCAAGAGCTGATTTGGGCTCCCacgtgcccagcagcaggggatgTGGTTCTCCTAAACACATCCCCTCGCTTAGCTGAAGAGGGGATGGGCACAGGCCTTGTACCTGtgtttcctcccttccctttgcCCCTTCTTGGTGAGCTGGGGCAGGTAAGGAGCGGAggtctgggtgctgctgcagatgtTCCTCAGGTCCTCCTTCCTCCTCGCCTCTTCACATGGAGCCAGCAGTTCACCTGGCACCAAAATATGAAGTCTCTTTGGAATTTGTGCTCCTATTTCTGTGGCcagggaaagcagaggctggggaggatGCGGTGGAGAGGAGCATCCCTGAATCACCCACCCTTGCCACCTGCTGAAGAAGTGAAGGCAGGACCCTGCTGTCCAAATTCACCAAAGATGTGGTTTAGCTTTATCCTTTTGGGACCACCTGTGGGCACAAAGTGACCTTTCTTGGTCACCTAGTCATCCCTCAAGGTTTCTGACCAATTTAGGTTACCCACCTCAGTTCCTGCTGTAGGTTTCCCAGCTGCACACCAGAACTTTCCATGTCTGGCCAAAGGGACCCTCCTTAAATAGTTGGATGCAGTTGGGTGGTGAGGGGTGGGTGCTGGCAGAGTTCAGCAccgtttttttttcctgatgggAATTTTGCGGAGCAAAAATTCACTTTTACCTCTACAAGGTAAGTGGCGGACTAcgaggctgctgctgtctcacGGTCCTCTAGCGTCCCTGCTCTGAACAGCCCCGGTTGTGTTGCCACAGGCCTTCAGCTGCCTCAGTAACCTTGGCTTCTGGGGAAGGGACTGCTGATTAACCTTCATCAGAGACGTGACAACGGCAGTGCCTGCACATCAGGGGTGATGTCTGGAGCTCCTGACTTGCTGCCTTCCAGTCTGTGCTCCGAAGGCGGCGGTCACTCTTAACCACACGAAGCCCCACTCTTGCAACAAGCTCTAAACATCAGGTTTGACCCAGAAATCCTTGGATTTGACCGAGATACGGCAACCTCTGGTTGCTCATCGGTGAGGCTGGGAGGAAGGCTGGCCGTGTCTGCGCTGCTGCCGTAATCCAAAGGTTACAGCGCGGGATTAGCACGGGTGTACAAAGCCCTTCCTAATCGGTGAGTCATTACCCCCTCGCTGCGTTTCACTCCCCAGCAGCTCTAGGTCGGCTCTCGAGCCTTCAGTCTCCCAGTCCTTCAGTTCGGGGAGGACCAGGTCGGGACATAGCATCTGCTGGACGTCCTCCCCACGGCGCGCGCGGGCTGCCGCAAGGTCTGTTTGCTCTAACCGGCTTCTGCTTGGCTACCCCTAAGCTCTTTCTTTGCGTCACTTCTCCTTTTTGGCTctactttttgcttttcttcccatctttaaaatggtggtggtggtggggggggggggatgttcTGCACTCCCTGGAATTAAACGCCCTCTGGGTCAGGCTGGGCTGACGGAGATCCCTGCGGACCGCCGCGTGTGTCCGTGCTTTGTTAGTCCTTGTGTGTGGGGTATTTAGGCTGGCTGAGCTCTCGCCCTCGTGTAAGCTATGATATTAATATATTGGCTCAGGGCAGGGGCCCTGCAAGCTGCTCAACTGGCGTGTCCTTGATCTGCGGAGCGGTGACCAGCCTGCCAGCACCTCtacctgggctgggggctgggggctgcgggccgTGGGTCAACCAGGCCTGCGTCCATCGGCCCTTcacctgctggagcagggctgtggcgTGGTGTCCCCTGGCACCACCAGGACCCTCTGGGACCCGTGCACCATCCACACACCCAGGACGGGTGCTTTCGTGGGGGGCTTTGACGGGGTTTTGCTCTGTCCTTCTCCATAAGGCACGCAGCCAGGAGCAATGGCGATGACAGCATGGGCCTCAGCTGGCCGGAGGTGAAACCCAGAGCCGCTCGGTCCCGCCTGAGTGCCGCTGCATGAGATCCCAcgctcctccagctcccctgGCCCCCGACACCCGATGATACAGCGAGCCATGGGCAGCGTCCGAGTCAACCGGTGAGTAGCCTTCATCTCAAGGACTGTTGCCGCAGCAGGTGGTCCGGGCAGCCTCATCTGGTCCCTCAGGCTCTACCTTCAGCCCATCTCTCGCTATATCCTTCTCAAAGTACCTGCCGGGGGCTTTCCCGCTCCAAGCCATGGCTCCTTTCTCTGGCTCCAATCTGAAACGCGCCATATGTGGGGGGAGATCTTGGCTCTCAGCAGGgttggctgctgcagaggagaagcAAAGTACCAATGCAGTGCTGGACACTTGCCCTGGCCCAGAAATTGCCAATTTCAGCAGGACTGCAGAAGCCCCGCGTCCCCTTTCCAATGAGATGAGGATGGCAGATGGTGCTGGAGCTGTTAGGCTGCCCTGAAGAAAACACCCTATTTAAGCACCGAGCACTTGGCACCAGGGTGATGGTGGCCATGCCGGAGGAATCCAGCAAACCTGTCAGCACGACGGGGTGGGAGGGAGGCACTGCCAGCCCAAGTGGTCCTGGGAGGCCACGGTGACAAGGGCAGAGTGGTCTCGGTGGGTCTGTGCACGCGGGGAGAGGCAGCTGAATCTCCTCAGGGCTCAGAGCATCTTCTGCCATCACGCCTTTAAGCAGCCTCTGCGACTTTAGGCCCAGCAGCACATAAGCACTCAGGAGCTGCCTTCTCCTGGCAGCGAGGAGAGGTGCAGCGGTGCCATCCGTGacggaggggagcagggaggacaAAGGCTCCCCAGAGAGGGGAGTTTCTCCCAGGGAAACTGCCAGTGCTTTGGTTGTTGATCTCCAAATTACACCTTTGGCTTCGGATGCGGGATGCTGGGAGCCACGCTCGTTGCTGTGGCAACTGAATTGTCCTGAGCGCAGGGAAGTGTATAAACATTGTCACCAACGCACAATGGAGTCGgtgaggagagcagaggaggaacTAGCAACGCCCAGCCTTATATAACGCCGGGGCCAACATGTTGCTCCTCACGTCTCtctctgcctgtcccttctCTTCCAGGTACAGCATCGTCTCGACCGAAGAGGATGGACACAAGGTCTCCGCGCTGGGCAGCATGAACGGGCACAGCCGGAACGGGAAGGGCCATGCCCCCCGGCGGAAGCACCGCAACCGCTTCGTCAAGAAGAACGGCCAGTGCAACGTCTACTTCGCCAACCTGAGCAACAAGTCTCAGCGCTACATGGCCGACATCTTCACCACCTGCGTGGACACGCGCTGGCGGTACATGCTCATGATCTTCTCCGCCGCCTTCCTGGTCTCCTGGCTCTTCTTCGGCTTCCTCTTCTGGTGCATCGCTTTCTTCCACGGCGACCTCAACGCACCGGCGGTGGGAGGTGGCCCCTCTCTCCTCAAGCCCTGCATCATGCACGTGAACAGCTTCCTGGGGGCTTTTCTTTTCTCGGTGGAGACGCAGACAACCATCGGGTACGGCTTCCGCTGCGTGACTGAGGAGTGCCCGCTGGCCATCATGGCAGTCGTGGTCCAGTCCATCGTGGGCTGCGTTATTGACTCCTTCATGATTGGCACCATCATGGCCAAGATGGCCAGGCCCAAGAAGCGGGCCCAGACTCTCCTCTTCAGTCACCACGCGGTCATCTCCGTGCGGGATGGCAAACTGTGCCTCATGTGGCGAGTGGGCAACCTGAGGAGGAGCCACATTGTGGAGGCCCACGTCCGAGCCCAGCTCATCAAGCCCTACATGACAGAGGAAGGGGAATACCTACCCTTGGACCAGCGGGACCTCAATGTAGGCTATGATGTGGGCCTCGATCGTATATTTCTGGTCTCGCCCATTATTATTGTTCATGAGATCGATGAGGAGAGCCCGCTCTATGGGATTGGCAAGGAGGAGTTGGAGACGGAGAACTTTGAGATTGTTGTTATCCTGGAGGGGATGGTGGAAGCCACGGCCATGACCACGCAGGCACGAAGCTCTTACCTCGCGAGCGAAATCCTCTGGGGTCACCGTTTTGAACCAGTCGTGTTCGAGGAGAAGAACCACTACAAAGTGGATTATTCGCGCTTTCACAAGACCTACGAGGTAGCTGGCACACCTTGCTGCTCGGCCCGGGAGCTGCAAGAAAGCAAGATGACTATCCTAccttctcctccacctcccagTGCCTTCTGCTACGAGAACGAGCTGGCTCTTGTCAGTCAAGACGAAGACGAAGACGATGATGAAGTGGGTGTGGCGTTAGGTGGCAGCACCAAGGAAGAGGGAGGTGTCATCCAGATGATGGATTTTGGAAGCCACCTGGACCTGGAGCGGCTCCAGGCAACTCTGCCCCTAGATACTATCTCGTACCGCAGGGAGTCAGCCATCTAACTCCTCCAACCTCCCCGTGCTACACCCGTTGCCCACCATCTCCTCCTTTGTTCTGCCCCCGTACGTAGCCGGATAAGTCCCTCgcccaccaaaaaaaaccaaaacaacccgCCCGTGACCACCTCTCAGCACCTGAGTACATCAAGGCCTGGAGCTGCTCTGATATACTCCCCATCCCGTGAAGTTATACCGCCTGGAAGAGGAGTGAGGATACACGATCCTTCCGGGGTGTGCAGCTTGTGCGAGGACCCGTTGCCTgcccagaggcagcagaggagcacACCCGGTTTCTCATCTCTGGAGAGGCGACAGGAGTCCGTGCCCtcaacgggcaggctgggacCCCCGAAATTGTTTCTGCGGCTGAGACACTGACAGACTTTCTGGCCCCTCCCGACGTGGGCAGGCCCCGTGGCTATCACGATTGTCACGAGGAGAGGAGTGGTGATACCTAAGCCCTGACCAGACGAGGATGGACAGGAGAGTTTAGGACTCCTGGAGGGAGCGGGGAAGGCTCTGGAGGGAGGGGTTTGCTTGCATGTTTATTGCTTGTTGCACATGACTTTCTTTGTACATAAACCAGACGAAGAACCGAAATCCATATTCTTCCACTGAAAACGCCAAGCTAGGAGAGAAGGACGCTGCACGTAGCCCGCTCTGCGCTCTCCTCGGCTTTTGGCGCCCGTCACCTCCAGAAGCAGCTCGGCTCCACGGACTCAGACCCAGCTCTCCCGGCCCTCCCGAAACACGCGTCCTGCTGCTCCCCGAGACGCCTGGCAGGGGAGGCAGGGCCCTGTGCTTGCACGCCCGGACTGCTgctggcacggcacggcacggccggcacGACAGACAAGTGACCTGAGTGGACAGCAGAACCTCTCCGTGCTCCTTCCACCTCCTCCgttctcctccctgctgccatcagctgtaaaactgaatttgtaactatttatttttaataaagtcgAATATCCCAGGGGGAGGTTTGGAAGCGAAGGGGAGACCCCAAGGCTGCAGCCCGGTGTAGAGACTGATGAGTGCCGGTGTTTGCTGTTTGTATGGCAGTGGTGCCTCCAGGCTCCCTCGTTCTGGGCCTCTCTGGGAAAGACCTGCCATAAGAGGCTCCAAGAGTGTGCCTGGGGCTAGGATATGTTGCATACACCATGCGTGGAGGGAGGGATGCATTTGCATTAGATTTTCCGATAGGATGGGTCAAACAACCCTGCCTGCTTCGGAGATAAGAGGAGTTTTGCCCAAGAAAGGCTCAGGGGTGTGCTTGATGAAGAGGCAGAGATGTGCTCAACACTGCTCTAGATGTAAGGCtcaacatgcacacaaacaagacaaaaactCACCCATCCCCAAATTGCTAGGGACAAGTAAGAGCTGGGATACAGAAAGGGAGGGCATCAGCCACAGCTAGACCAAACATCATTTTTCTATCATTGCACAGAAGGCACAAAATCTTGGCGAGACGTTGCCTTTAGGAGCAGCAGGATCACTCATGTAATACTGTAAGACGATACGAGGATGGGAAGATAAATGGCTAGCTCAAGAAGACGCCCTGGGCACCTAACAGAGGTGCTATCAGGGAAATGGCTGAGGAAATGATGTCCCACTCCAGCCCTGACCTACAGAGCAGAAAGCCAGCATCTCGATAGCAGTTCAGGACTGGTGCAAGAAGCAAGAGCAGCCTTTGTTTCCCACACAGCCTCCTGGCTTTTCCCACCTACGGCTGGCCACCCAGCCTTGTTTCTCCGCGTGTGTCCCTgtcccacctcccctccccgctgctAATTACCAAagcccctccctccctcccttcattatttatttatttcccccagAGGGAATAAACAGGGGCTGGTATTGACCTGGCTTTCAATACAGCTTTCAGAGCCGGCCGCCTGTCGCTGGCCATGGCAGTGGAAACAAACTAATGGACCGAGAGGGAAGGACTCCGTGTGCGAGGACACGAGCACCCAGGACACGGTTCCCAAAAAGGAGGAACCCACGTGGCTGAACACAGCATCCTTTTGGGGGCAGGGAAGTGTTGGGGGGGTGATGATCCCCCAGCCTGGTCGCTCCTGGGAGCCCTGCTTTGTCAACGCACAGAGGTAGGTGCATCCTTCGTCCTCCTTGTGAGCCCCCAAATCACCAAGCACTCGTGCCCAGGGACACACGCATATGTCACACGTGGGCATAAACCACCCTACACCACAGCCGCACCCCACAAACACCCAGCCACGGGCTCACAAACCTCCTGCTACAGCAGCATTCACCGCAACCAGCGCCTCCGGGGTAGGCTCCTTCACACGGCCCACAAAAAGCCACCAGCAGAACCCCCCGTGGAGAGCTGTTTGCCCTAAGGAAGGCTTTTAAGGGGTCTGCAAACCAGCTCTCCGAGCCATTCACAGCCATAAATACAGCCAGGGTGCTGCTATGCGTGATGTACGGAGCGTTGCCGTTCAGGTAGGGGATGCTTTCTGCTCCTGTGCTCTCCAGAGAAGACACCTCTGTGTGCTCCCTCGCTCCTGATGGAGGGATCGTTTCTGCAGTGGCTCGTTGTTGAAAGCTATTCAAAC carries:
- the KCNJ4 gene encoding inward rectifier potassium channel 4, whose protein sequence is MIQRAMGSVRVNRYSIVSTEEDGHKVSALGSMNGHSRNGKGHAPRRKHRNRFVKKNGQCNVYFANLSNKSQRYMADIFTTCVDTRWRYMLMIFSAAFLVSWLFFGFLFWCIAFFHGDLNAPAVGGGPSLLKPCIMHVNSFLGAFLFSVETQTTIGYGFRCVTEECPLAIMAVVVQSIVGCVIDSFMIGTIMAKMARPKKRAQTLLFSHHAVISVRDGKLCLMWRVGNLRRSHIVEAHVRAQLIKPYMTEEGEYLPLDQRDLNVGYDVGLDRIFLVSPIIIVHEIDEESPLYGIGKEELETENFEIVVILEGMVEATAMTTQARSSYLASEILWGHRFEPVVFEEKNHYKVDYSRFHKTYEVAGTPCCSARELQESKMTILPSPPPPSAFCYENELALVSQDEDEDDDEVGVALGGSTKEEGGVIQMMDFGSHLDLERLQATLPLDTISYRRESAI